The following proteins come from a genomic window of Terribacillus aidingensis:
- a CDS encoding Asp23/Gls24 family envelope stress response protein encodes MLSPAVIEVIAGIAASEVKGVMAMRGGFATGVAEKLGKKAHGKGIKVELTEQGVAIDVFITVSADCRMPEVAKDIQQHIRQALQTMTALATKEINVHIVGIQLDLKADTVE; translated from the coding sequence ATGCTTTCACCTGCTGTGATTGAGGTAATTGCCGGAATTGCAGCAAGTGAAGTGAAGGGCGTTATGGCAATGAGGGGCGGCTTTGCCACTGGTGTGGCGGAAAAGCTCGGCAAGAAGGCACATGGTAAAGGTATCAAGGTTGAACTCACGGAACAAGGAGTGGCAATCGACGTCTTTATTACTGTTAGTGCCGATTGCAGGATGCCCGAGGTAGCCAAAGACATTCAGCAGCATATCCGTCAGGCGCTGCAGACGATGACGGCACTTGCGACCAAAGAGATCAATGTCCATATAGTAGGTATACAACTCGATCTAAAAGCGGACACTGTCGAATAG
- the accC gene encoding acetyl-CoA carboxylase biotin carboxylase subunit, which yields MIKKLLIANRGEIAVRIIRACKEMDIETVAIYSEADREALHVQLADEAYCVGPAASKESYLNFSNIISVATLTGVDAIHPGYGFLAENPDFAELCAECNITFVGPSAYAINKMGTKDVARETMREAGVPVVPGSNGIVADAEEGKKVAEQIGYPVIIKATAGGGGKGIRIARTEEELVKGISVTQQEAATAFGNPGVYLEKYIEDFRHVEIQVLADNHGNAIHLGERDCTVQRRMQKLIEESPSPAVSPEIRAKMGEAAVKAALAVDYSGAGTIEFIFDRKDHTFYFMEMNTRIQVEHPVTELVTGVDLIKEQIHIANNEPLRYAQEDITFNGWAIECRINAENPFKNFMPSPGKIDLYLAPGGFGVRVDGAAYQGYSIPPFYDSMVAKLIAFGKTREEAVSRMKRALSEFAVEGVHTTIPFHSRMMEHPVFVEGDFNTNFLENYTIME from the coding sequence GTGATTAAGAAATTATTGATTGCCAACCGAGGTGAGATTGCTGTCCGGATTATCCGTGCCTGCAAAGAGATGGATATAGAAACCGTCGCAATCTATTCGGAAGCAGACAGAGAAGCATTACATGTACAGCTGGCGGATGAAGCGTATTGTGTCGGTCCGGCAGCAAGTAAAGAAAGTTACTTGAATTTCTCGAATATCATTAGCGTAGCGACGCTGACTGGTGTCGATGCAATCCATCCTGGATATGGATTTTTAGCAGAGAACCCAGATTTTGCAGAGCTATGTGCCGAATGCAACATTACATTCGTTGGTCCTAGTGCGTATGCCATCAACAAGATGGGAACAAAGGACGTTGCTCGTGAAACGATGCGGGAAGCTGGTGTTCCAGTAGTGCCCGGTTCAAACGGTATCGTTGCAGACGCAGAAGAAGGTAAGAAAGTCGCAGAACAGATTGGCTATCCAGTCATCATCAAAGCGACAGCTGGCGGAGGCGGTAAAGGTATCCGAATCGCCCGTACGGAAGAAGAACTTGTAAAAGGAATCAGTGTAACGCAGCAGGAAGCAGCTACAGCTTTCGGAAACCCTGGTGTCTACTTAGAGAAGTACATAGAAGATTTCCGTCATGTGGAAATCCAGGTGCTTGCGGATAACCATGGCAATGCTATCCATCTTGGGGAACGTGATTGTACGGTACAGCGTCGTATGCAGAAGCTGATCGAAGAATCTCCTTCTCCAGCAGTTTCACCGGAAATCCGAGCGAAAATGGGTGAAGCAGCAGTGAAAGCAGCTCTTGCGGTTGATTATTCTGGTGCTGGTACAATCGAATTCATTTTTGATCGTAAAGATCATACATTCTATTTCATGGAAATGAATACACGTATCCAAGTGGAGCATCCCGTAACCGAGCTTGTGACAGGCGTGGATCTTATCAAGGAACAGATTCATATTGCCAACAATGAGCCGTTACGTTATGCGCAGGAAGATATCACATTCAACGGATGGGCTATCGAGTGCCGTATCAACGCAGAGAATCCATTCAAGAACTTCATGCCTTCACCAGGTAAAATCGATCTTTACCTTGCACCAGGCGGTTTCGGTGTACGTGTGGACGGAGCAGCTTATCAGGGCTATTCTATTCCGCCATTCTATGACAGTATGGTGGCGAAGCTGATCGCGTTCGGCAAAACACGTGAAGAAGCAGTTTCCAGAATGAAGCGCGCTTTGAGTGAATTTGCTGTCGAAGGTGTGCATACAACGATTCCGTTCCATTCACGTATGATGGAGCACCCGGTGTTTGTAGAAGGGGATTTCAACACGAACTTCCTTGAAAATTACACAATCATGGAGTAA
- the accB gene encoding acetyl-CoA carboxylase biotin carboxyl carrier protein — translation MLKLEELKELITLIDQSSIDEFDYETEGEKVSLRKNKEVVQVAAAPAPVQPAVSAPQAPVSAAQPEPAAQAPEAAAKNYDYEITSLMVGTFYSKPNPDSDVFVSVGERVEKDTVVCIVEAMKLFNEITADVSGEIVEVLVENGELVEYGQPLFRVKAN, via the coding sequence ATGCTTAAATTAGAAGAATTGAAAGAACTTATTACCTTAATTGATCAATCTTCAATAGATGAATTCGATTATGAAACTGAAGGTGAAAAAGTCTCCCTTCGCAAAAACAAAGAAGTTGTACAAGTTGCAGCGGCACCAGCGCCAGTTCAGCCGGCCGTAAGTGCTCCGCAGGCACCAGTATCAGCTGCGCAGCCTGAGCCAGCAGCGCAAGCTCCAGAAGCAGCTGCAAAGAATTATGATTACGAAATCACATCATTGATGGTCGGTACTTTCTACAGCAAACCAAATCCTGATTCTGATGTTTTCGTAAGCGTCGGTGAGCGAGTGGAGAAAGACACAGTTGTATGTATCGTGGAAGCGATGAAACTATTCAATGAAATCACTGCAGACGTATCTGGTGAAATCGTAGAAGTACTAGTGGAAAACGGAGAGCTTGTTGAATATGGACAACCTCTGTTCAGAGTGAAGGCTAACTAA
- a CDS encoding ABC transporter ATP-binding protein has translation MMKKLSEAFRYKRPAYNANARKQKAKVENPKDTLLRIWQYMLHERRLLFSTLGMIIVSSILALVGPVILGHIVDRFVSRDYTAGYLLHQLSWLLLIYFTVAVMTFLQGYWMITISQTAVYSIRQDLFVHLQKLKLAFFDKRQHGELMSRMTNDVDNISTTLNTSLVQIVSSIITFIGILAVMVMLSPVLTIITLLVVPIMFIGIKWITNRTRHAFRTQQQAVSRVNGFAEESISGQAVIKAYAQESKVTGIFRNKTEQLQHAGFWAQTFSGFIPKWMNMLNNISFAVIAGVGALLIGHGRAGITVGTIVIFLEYSRQFTRPLNDLANQFNSLFSALAGAERVFGILDEQEEHEETAKQTVSKLRGDIRFENVTFTYEGEPALKDISFSVQSGQMAAFVGPTGSGKTTIMNLIAGFYQPDQGQVTIDDNPLPELDFNSYRNRIGVVLQQDFLFKGTILENIRYGKLEATDDQVIEAAKAANAHRFITRLPEGYETVVGQDGGGLSHGQRQLLSIAKALLKDPDILLLDEATSSIDTITELRIQQAMKVLMEGRTSIVVAHRLNTIEQADKIFVLQDGKIKEQGSHHELMEQKGFYSALQNEKTQHASSS, from the coding sequence ATTATGAAAAAGTTATCGGAAGCGTTCCGATATAAACGGCCGGCATATAATGCAAACGCTCGTAAACAGAAAGCAAAAGTAGAAAATCCTAAAGATACTCTGCTAAGAATTTGGCAATACATGCTTCACGAGAGACGTCTGCTTTTCAGTACGCTCGGTATGATTATTGTAAGCTCTATTCTGGCGTTGGTTGGTCCTGTCATTCTGGGGCATATCGTTGACAGATTTGTAAGTAGGGATTATACGGCAGGATATCTTCTGCACCAATTGAGCTGGCTGTTGCTGATTTATTTCACTGTTGCTGTCATGACATTTTTGCAAGGCTACTGGATGATCACCATCTCGCAAACAGCTGTGTACTCGATTAGGCAGGATCTTTTTGTCCATCTGCAGAAATTGAAGCTTGCTTTCTTTGATAAGCGGCAGCACGGAGAGCTGATGAGCCGGATGACGAATGATGTGGATAATATTTCGACGACGCTGAATACGTCGTTGGTTCAGATCGTATCCAGTATCATTACCTTTATCGGTATACTGGCTGTCATGGTCATGCTTAGCCCGGTACTTACGATCATCACGCTGCTCGTTGTACCAATCATGTTCATCGGCATCAAATGGATCACAAACCGAACCCGGCATGCTTTCAGAACACAGCAGCAAGCTGTCAGCCGTGTGAACGGTTTTGCAGAAGAAAGTATATCCGGCCAGGCAGTCATTAAAGCATATGCTCAAGAAAGCAAAGTGACGGGTATCTTTCGCAATAAAACAGAACAACTGCAGCACGCAGGATTCTGGGCTCAAACTTTTTCCGGCTTCATTCCTAAGTGGATGAATATGCTGAATAACATTAGTTTTGCGGTCATTGCCGGCGTTGGTGCTCTCCTGATTGGGCATGGACGTGCGGGTATAACTGTAGGGACGATTGTCATCTTCCTGGAATACTCAAGGCAATTCACTCGGCCGTTGAATGACTTGGCGAACCAATTTAATTCCTTGTTCTCGGCGCTTGCCGGTGCAGAACGGGTTTTTGGGATTTTGGACGAGCAGGAAGAACACGAAGAAACGGCGAAACAAACAGTATCTAAACTTCGAGGAGACATACGCTTCGAGAATGTGACATTCACGTATGAAGGAGAACCTGCCCTAAAGGATATCAGTTTCTCTGTTCAGTCGGGGCAAATGGCAGCTTTCGTCGGCCCAACTGGATCTGGGAAAACAACAATCATGAACTTGATTGCTGGTTTTTATCAGCCTGATCAAGGGCAGGTTACAATAGATGATAACCCGCTTCCTGAGCTGGATTTTAACAGCTACCGTAATCGAATCGGGGTTGTCTTGCAGCAGGATTTCTTGTTCAAAGGTACTATCCTTGAGAATATCCGCTATGGTAAATTGGAAGCTACAGATGATCAAGTGATAGAAGCAGCCAAAGCAGCCAATGCTCACCGGTTCATTACCAGACTACCGGAAGGATATGAAACGGTAGTGGGGCAGGATGGCGGCGGCCTTAGTCACGGGCAGCGTCAGCTGCTGTCCATTGCCAAAGCGTTATTGAAGGATCCCGATATCCTCTTGCTGGATGAGGCAACATCCAGTATCGATACGATTACAGAACTCAGGATCCAGCAAGCGATGAAAGTGTTGATGGAGGGGCGTACAAGTATTGTAGTGGCGCATCGCCTTAATACAATCGAACAGGCTGACAAGATATTTGTGCTGCAGGATGGCAAAATAAAAGAACAAGGGAGCCATCATGAGCTGATGGAGCAAAAAGGCTTCTATTCTGCCCTACAGAATGAGAAAACACAGCATGCTTCGAGCAGCTGA
- a CDS encoding ABC transporter ATP-binding protein translates to MKTVFSYLKPYWLIIVTSLVFIMMELSVELVQPFLLQKLIDDGIAAGNNGLVIELGLGMVAIAIIGFGAGIINIFFADHLGQSVGKELRDQMYEKVQQAELQDIQHFGTSTLLTRLTNDVNQIQLTIVMFFRFMIRAPFLIIGGTVMAFVVNARIALILLIVIPILLIFLHFIMKRSIRYFGTVQRGVDKVNHVMRENLVGLRLIRIFAREEHEQNRFEQASNELRQNMLKAFRYTELSVPLLTLVMNIAILAILYIGGIQQQTNVGDIVAIVNYATRITGALSVVGMLITFYARAKASSTRIAAILELDPPSDNGETTSETYRGKIDLEQVSYRYPNGKVPVIEDFTMKINPGERVAILGETGSGKSTLLHLMIGLYEPDNGRVLADDTPLSSLNSRSFRRQVGFVSQDVQLFSGTIRENIAWGVPDASDEAIIRAAKDAQIYDTINKLPDKLDTRLGQNGINLSGGQKQRLTIARALLLQPSLLLLDDSTSALDLQTERKLLEVLKRYQCTTVLVTQKLSTAMQCDRILIVEEGKRTAYGTADELLEQSELFRAIRASQQQREATL, encoded by the coding sequence GTGAAGACAGTATTCAGTTATCTTAAACCTTATTGGCTCATAATCGTAACTTCATTGGTTTTTATCATGATGGAGCTTTCCGTTGAACTTGTGCAGCCATTTCTTTTGCAAAAGCTCATTGATGACGGCATTGCCGCTGGCAATAATGGACTTGTAATCGAGCTAGGCCTGGGAATGGTGGCCATTGCAATTATAGGATTCGGAGCTGGAATCATCAATATTTTCTTTGCCGATCATCTTGGTCAAAGTGTTGGAAAAGAGCTGCGGGATCAGATGTATGAAAAGGTTCAGCAGGCGGAGCTTCAGGATATCCAGCATTTTGGCACCAGTACACTCTTAACCAGACTGACAAATGATGTCAACCAAATTCAGCTTACTATTGTCATGTTCTTCCGTTTCATGATCAGGGCACCTTTCCTGATTATCGGAGGAACCGTTATGGCATTTGTAGTGAATGCCAGGATTGCACTTATACTACTGATTGTCATTCCTATACTGCTGATTTTTCTGCATTTCATCATGAAACGGAGCATCCGTTATTTCGGGACTGTGCAGCGCGGTGTGGATAAAGTTAATCATGTGATGCGTGAAAACCTTGTCGGGCTCCGGCTTATCAGGATTTTTGCCCGAGAGGAGCATGAACAAAATCGCTTTGAGCAGGCTAGCAATGAGCTGCGTCAGAATATGCTGAAAGCATTTCGTTATACGGAATTGTCGGTACCTTTGCTCACTTTGGTGATGAATATTGCTATTTTGGCCATTTTATATATTGGCGGCATACAGCAGCAAACGAATGTCGGCGATATAGTTGCGATCGTTAACTATGCAACAAGGATTACAGGAGCATTGAGTGTTGTCGGCATGCTGATTACGTTTTATGCACGGGCAAAAGCATCCAGCACACGAATTGCTGCAATTCTGGAATTGGATCCTCCTTCAGATAATGGAGAGACGACATCTGAAACTTATCGCGGAAAGATAGACTTAGAGCAGGTAAGCTACAGATATCCAAATGGTAAAGTACCGGTCATTGAAGATTTCACGATGAAAATCAATCCTGGTGAACGTGTCGCTATATTAGGGGAAACAGGCTCCGGCAAATCAACTTTATTGCATCTTATGATTGGTTTATACGAACCTGACAACGGAAGAGTATTGGCAGACGACACACCTTTATCTAGTTTGAACAGCAGGTCTTTTCGCCGACAAGTCGGTTTCGTTTCCCAGGATGTCCAATTATTTTCTGGTACAATCCGGGAGAATATCGCCTGGGGAGTACCTGATGCAAGCGATGAAGCAATTATACGTGCTGCAAAGGATGCGCAAATTTATGACACGATTAACAAATTGCCAGATAAGCTGGATACAAGACTCGGGCAAAATGGAATCAATCTTTCGGGCGGACAAAAACAGCGGCTTACGATTGCGAGAGCATTGCTGTTACAGCCGTCACTTCTTCTATTGGATGATAGTACAAGCGCTCTGGATTTGCAGACAGAACGCAAACTATTGGAGGTGCTAAAGCGCTACCAATGTACGACGGTACTTGTCACACAGAAGCTAAGTACAGCGATGCAGTGTGATCGGATCTTAATCGTAGAAGAAGGAAAGCGAACTGCATATGGCACAGCAGATGAGCTTTTGGAGCAATCAGAACTGTTCCGTGCGATTCGGGCTTCCCAGCAGCAGAGGGAGGCGACATTATGA
- a CDS encoding SpoIIIAH-like family protein: protein MLKKQTVWLLTMLSLLIVLSVYYMTSPNGDELAFINDKADENGTSTTAGDSGETGSKEEGEADVTTEPANVDELFASIRMQTMDQRSEAKTRLEEIVASSSTSTEEKNEAVSQIELMEQFASKESILEESIIAEKGYEEVLVRAEDGHVQVTVKADKMTAQEANSIMQMAADEFAGANVDVKYIPQK from the coding sequence ATGTTGAAAAAACAAACAGTATGGCTATTGACGATGCTGAGCTTGCTGATCGTATTGAGTGTCTATTATATGACTTCTCCGAACGGGGACGAACTGGCTTTTATAAATGATAAAGCGGATGAAAATGGGACAAGCACAACAGCCGGCGACTCTGGGGAAACTGGTTCCAAAGAAGAAGGAGAAGCCGATGTAACGACTGAACCGGCTAATGTCGATGAACTATTTGCCAGCATCCGGATGCAGACAATGGATCAGCGAAGCGAAGCAAAAACGAGACTTGAAGAAATTGTTGCCAGCTCTTCCACAAGCACAGAAGAAAAGAATGAAGCGGTCAGTCAAATCGAACTGATGGAGCAATTCGCATCGAAAGAGTCCATCCTGGAAGAATCAATCATTGCAGAGAAAGGCTATGAGGAAGTGCTTGTCCGAGCAGAAGATGGACATGTACAGGTTACCGTAAAAGCCGACAAAATGACAGCACAAGAAGCCAATAGCATCATGCAGATGGCTGCAGATGAATTCGCAGGTGCCAACGTGGATGTAAAATACATTCCGCAGAAATAA
- the spoIIIAG gene encoding stage III sporulation protein AG, whose product MKKLLDKLSEQWKLKDSQNKKPTKLGYLVIVGLLGALLLLVSGLFTEQKEPDGQNTKQIQNETAAETEETFAKKENDASSASTTDLEAAYEQDLVGLLEKIKGVSEVEVMVNLNSTHQKIYEKNLIIGQQTSEETDQNGGERVVEDENEEQQVVLVRQGDQEVPLLVETRKPEVRGVLVVAKGTEQATVQEWVVEAVSRVLDVPTHRISVMPKN is encoded by the coding sequence ATGAAGAAATTACTAGACAAGCTTTCCGAACAGTGGAAGCTGAAAGATTCCCAGAATAAGAAACCGACAAAGCTTGGATATTTGGTCATTGTCGGACTGCTAGGTGCTTTGCTTTTACTCGTAAGCGGCTTATTCACGGAACAGAAGGAGCCAGATGGACAAAACACCAAGCAGATTCAAAATGAAACAGCAGCAGAAACAGAAGAGACTTTCGCAAAGAAAGAAAACGACGCTTCTTCGGCTTCGACTACAGATTTGGAAGCAGCATACGAGCAAGACCTGGTCGGCCTGCTGGAAAAAATCAAAGGTGTTTCCGAAGTGGAAGTAATGGTCAATCTGAACAGCACCCATCAGAAGATTTATGAAAAGAATCTGATCATCGGCCAGCAGACATCCGAAGAAACCGACCAAAACGGCGGCGAACGGGTAGTGGAGGATGAAAATGAGGAACAGCAGGTAGTGCTCGTCAGACAAGGAGATCAAGAAGTGCCGCTGCTGGTGGAAACAAGAAAGCCAGAAGTGAGAGGGGTGCTTGTTGTTGCAAAGGGGACAGAACAAGCGACAGTTCAGGAATGGGTTGTGGAAGCTGTATCACGAGTGCTGGATGTACCGACACATCGAATTTCGGTCATGCCGAAAAATTAA
- the spoIIIAF gene encoding stage III sporulation protein AF: MEALQSWVMQIILFILLAFVLDMVLPDTDIRKYVKLVMGLMLLLLFLKPVFALFQVDSTRAVQEAMEGFAALTDAPSIENSIEEKKSEIDSVQRAYIEEQMAVQLKDQANPTLQEKFHMQITDIAVAFKEGEDEETTEAIDSIQVTVQNTDQGLPEGEISDVVIDSSRPIEANEQTEDMERVKSHLAEIWELEDLPLEVTQKGGTG, translated from the coding sequence TTGGAAGCCTTGCAATCATGGGTGATGCAGATCATTCTGTTCATCCTTCTCGCTTTTGTACTGGATATGGTTTTACCAGATACCGATATCCGCAAATACGTCAAGCTGGTCATGGGGCTCATGCTGCTCCTGTTATTCCTTAAACCAGTTTTCGCATTATTCCAGGTAGATTCAACGAGAGCGGTGCAAGAAGCAATGGAAGGCTTTGCTGCTTTGACAGACGCCCCCTCGATAGAAAATTCAATAGAAGAGAAGAAAAGTGAAATAGATTCCGTACAGCGCGCATATATTGAGGAACAGATGGCTGTCCAATTGAAGGACCAAGCAAATCCAACGCTGCAAGAGAAGTTTCATATGCAAATTACAGACATCGCAGTGGCCTTTAAGGAGGGAGAGGATGAGGAAACGACCGAAGCAATCGATTCCATCCAAGTAACGGTGCAGAATACCGACCAGGGATTACCGGAAGGAGAAATCAGCGACGTCGTCATCGACAGTTCCCGTCCTATCGAAGCAAATGAACAGACCGAGGACATGGAGAGAGTGAAATCCCATCTGGCCGAAATCTGGGAGCTTGAAGATCTGCCGCTTGAGGTCACCCAAAAAGGGGGGACAGGATGA